Part of the bacterium genome, CACTCGGAGTCGTACTGACCCCCGTGCTCGAAGACCATCCGAACCGCTCGCTCACGAACCTCTTGCGAAAACCTGCTCTTGCGTCCCATGACCCCATCCTCTCAAGGAATAAGGTCTCCGGGAAACCCGGGGCGGTTCTCCCATCGTTTCTCACCCAACTGCGCGTTTCGGAGCAACGTGAACGCTCAGATCGGAGCAACGTGAACACGTAGATCGGGATCGTGAACGCTCATTTCGGTCATCGTGAACGCGGTGATATACCCCCGCACGGAGGGGGAGCGGCGGCGGACAGTCCGGAAGACCAGCAGGCCTCCTGAAAGGGGGGCAGATGGCCGGGTCGAGACTGTCGATGCGCAAGACCAAAGAGATCCTGAGACAGAAGTGGGCGCAGGGCCGCTCGCCTCGTCGAGTTCGGTCGTCACGCGGCGGAGCGGTGTCGGGTTCGTGGCCTGGGGAAGCCTGAAACGTTCGACTTGAAGTGATCCGCTTTTGGCATCGAGCGCTGTCGCGCCGTAGTCAGAAGGCCCGTGTTTCGTGGACGCGAATGGCGCGCTACCGGGAGCGGTGGATCCCCCTGCCCGAGTTCTCCATCCATGGCCCGAACAGCGATTCGACGTTCGTACCCAAGGCAGGAGCCCAGTTCGTTAGTTAGTAGCGCACGCTGGGATCTGCGCGGGGGGCGGCCCGAGCCTCATTGGCCGAACGGCCTCACCGGCATGACGGCATCTCGATGCTGACGCCGTACGATGTTCATCGCGGTCAAGCGTCCGCGGTCAAGCGCAACGAACGCGCACGCTGGAAGCCGCATGGGCGGCTCATCCTGAACGCTTCGTACGGGGCACCCCCAAGCCAAGTCCACTTCCCGAAGCGGTCTGGATCAACCCACCCGAATCATCAACGACAGGAGGAAATGCTCAGTAAATCAAACAATCGAGTGTCTCATCGGCGTTGACAGGTTCCGCGGCTCATTTCGTCGCGGCGCTCCCTTTCAACCCGGAGCTTGTCGCCCAGGCACCTCGAACAGGGAAAACAGCTCCGCCAGACCACCAATTCGAAAATGGGCCTCTGCTTCGACGCTGGCCGCTCGCCGACCGGGATGAAACACATCCTCTCGCTCAATGTGCACCGTGACCCATCCGAGCGAGCGCGCGCCGACAAAATCTTTGATCGGATTGTCGCCAATATACCAGCAGCTCTCGGGGGCTACCCCGAAATACTCGGCGACCTTGCGATAACCGTAGGGGCTCGGCTTCCACCCCGGCCGCCCCGCTTCGTCGGTGCAGACGATCAGTTCTACATACCGGGCAAGCCCAAGCGCGGCGATCTTCTGCTGCTGGCAGATCAACGGTCCATCGGTGATCACCGCGAGATGACACTCTCTGAGCTGCGCCAATGTCGGTATCACATCGCGGTAAAACGCAATGTCGGGGAAATGACCCCGGTAGATATTCACCAGCTCGGGAATCAACGCTTCGTCGAACGCTCCTGTCCGGGCCAGCCGATTGAACACCTGCCCCCGAACCCCCGAGCGCTGTATGGCCAACAGCTCGTCCGCCGCGCCGACAACTCCATGCGCGGACTCGAGATAAGTGCCGACACAACGCAGCCCACTTTCGGCGTACTCGCGCTCGGGATAGAGCGTGTCGTCCAGGTCGAAGGTGATGACTCTCTTCACCTCTTCACATCACGGTCGCAGAATTACGTTGTGCCAACGGCGGCAGAGTTCCAAACCAAGTTGCTCTTGAAACGCCGGTTGTACGGGTTTTCCCAGGAACAGGTCAAGACAGGCCAGCGGGTCCAGGCCGGCGGCGAACGAAAGGGCCATTCCCCCTCCCAGGCGGGGATTGACGTCGAAAAAGAGCGGCGTGCCGTCGGCTCGCTCGCGGTATTGCATGTTGAAAAACCCGACCAGATCGAGCTCGGTGCACAGCCTGGCGACCTGCTCGCGCTGCCGACCCAGGGCGACCACTGTCGAGCGCACCACCAGGCCGCTCTTGATGACATCGCGGGTGCGGGCGATGGCGTGCATGAGCTCGCCCGGCGGCCAGGCAAAACCGTCGATACTGTATTCGGCGCCATCGCAGTATTCGGTCACGACCAGGTCGGGTTCTCGAGCCAGCCTGCGCTGCAGCGCGTCGCGGTCCTGCACGCGGCCAGCCCGGCGACTCCCGGTACCCGCGTCGGGCCGAACGAACACCGGGAAATCCAATCGAGTCCCGGGATCGAGCACGGTCGGGGTCGCCAGACCGACCCCTTCGATCGCCATCGCCAGCTTTCGCTTGGAAAAGCAAACCTCGAGCGTCTCGGGCGAGGAGACCAGGACACGCGCCCCGGCCTTCTCGATGCGCTGTCGATGTCGGCTCGCGGCCAAAAGATCGGCCTCCAGTCCAGGGACGACGAGATCGAGCTCGTGTTTGCGGACCAGCTCGATGAGTCTCGGTATGAATTCCGCCGCTCTGCCGGCCGGTACGATGGTATCCACATCAGCCATGCCCAGGCCGCAGTGGCGAGGAGCCATATCCGCGGCCAGAGTCCACCAATCCTTTTTCGAATCGAGGATAGCAATCAGGTTCTGGGCGGCTGTGCTACCGGCGCTCGTTACCAGCACGCGGGTCATGGTGTCAAACCGCGCGCCCGCAATGCCGCGCCCAGTCCGCTCGGATCGCCCGGATCACCCGTGGACCCGGGAAACGAGGCGGGCAGGTCTTTTCGTGAAAGGGTATCTGGATCGATGCCGACATACTCGGCCAGTCGGGCGGCGGTCTGCGCGGGTGCCGCGCACATTGCCTGGTAGTCCACGTCCAACCACCGCGTTGTGGACATCGTCTGCCGCGCTCGGCGTATGGCCTCGAGCACGCGCTCGATCTGGTAGGCGATCTGCTCAGGCGCGGATTCTTCTAAAAACGCCTCGGCATCCCGCGGACGCACCGACCACCAGGCTATGTCGCTGCCATAGGTCTCCTTCCGGACACGCAGGATGGATTGCGCCACCGGCAAGAGCGGTCGGTGCAGCTGGACAAACACAGCGGTGGGAAAATGCTCGGCCAAAAAGGGCAAGACAAAACTCAGAAGGAGATTCTTGAGCAAAAGGGGTCGCCCGAGAGACCGCTCCAGCTGACCCAGGTGGGTGGCCAGGCGGACCACATCCACGTCTGCGAGCTCGTCGAGCGATGGCTCGTGATGCTCGGAGAACGGAAAGTGATGCTCCCAGAAGTAGCCAAACTCGTGCGGCTCGGCCCAGTTGCTCGTGGTTCCCGCGTTGGAGCGAAACCCCGTGTGAGCCGCTCCTAGCCAGGGACCGGCCAGGGTTTGCACGCGAGCGCCGAACGCCGGGTTGGCAAAGAACCTGGCGATGAAGTTGGTGACGACTCCGAACCCGCCGGTGCAGGCGAGAATCTGGTGCAACAAGGTAGAGCCCGAACGCGGCGGGCCGACGATGAACAACACCGGTGACTTTGGCGCTGCGGAGGAATCATCACCGAACTCGGCCAGAGCAGCGTTGACCTCGGCAACAACAGCCTCGTAACTCGCCGACTTGGCCCGCCCCGGAATGCGAGCAAACTCCTCTTTCACGTATCGTGGCCCCCCGATTTGAAAACCCGATCCCGGTAGAAGGACACCGCCCGCGCGACGTTGGCCTCCTCGTTATACCAGGGAATGATGACGAACAGAATCTCGCCGCGTGCCACGGATCCAGACTGACACAGTTTGCCGCTTCTTGCTATGCCTCCGCCGCGTGCTCGTTGCCGGAGGCGGTTTTCACTCGAGTCCCAGGCGTCGCTCCCCGCTCCCCTGACCCCCTCCTGTGGCTACCCCACTCGGAGTAGCCTGGTTGGACTTCAACAAGCAACCGTTTCAGGTGGGAGCAATGAGATTCTTCACCGGGATTCACAAGCACTACTGCGGAATCGATCTACACGCAGAGGCCACGTACGTCTGCATCCTCGACCCCCAAAAGGCGATCGTGCTTCACCGCAACATGCCCTGCGATCCAGAAGGTTTCTTCGCGCTGTCGCCCCGTACCGGGAGGATCTCGTCGTCGCCGTCGAGTGCACGTTCACCTGGTACTGGCTCGCAGACCTCTGCGCTCGCGAAGGCATCGCCTTCGTCTTCGGGCACGCCCTCTACACGAAGGCCATTCACGGGGCCAAGGCCAAGAACGACAGGATC contains:
- a CDS encoding sulfotransferase is translated as MKEEFARIPGRAKSASYEAVVAEVNAALAEFGDDSSAAPKSPVLFIVGPPRSGSTLLHQILACTGGFGVVTNFIARFFANPAFGARVQTLAGPWLGAAHTGFRSNAGTTSNWAEPHEFGYFWEHHFPFSEHHEPSLDELADVDVVRLATHLGQLERSLGRPLLLKNLLLSFVLPFLAEHFPTAVFVQLHRPLLPVAQSILRVRKETYGSDIAWWSVRPRDAEAFLEESAPEQIAYQIERVLEAIRRARQTMSTTRWLDVDYQAMCAAPAQTAARLAEYVGIDPDTLSRKDLPASFPGSTGDPGDPSGLGAALRARGLTP
- a CDS encoding HAD family hydrolase: MKRVITFDLDDTLYPEREYAESGLRCVGTYLESAHGVVGAADELLAIQRSGVRGQVFNRLARTGAFDEALIPELVNIYRGHFPDIAFYRDVIPTLAQLRECHLAVITDGPLICQQQKIAALGLARYVELIVCTDEAGRPGWKPSPYGYRKVAEYFGVAPESCWYIGDNPIKDFVGARSLGWVTVHIEREDVFHPGRRAASVEAEAHFRIGGLAELFSLFEVPGRQAPG
- a CDS encoding ATP-grasp domain-containing protein, with product MTRVLVTSAGSTAAQNLIAILDSKKDWWTLAADMAPRHCGLGMADVDTIVPAGRAAEFIPRLIELVRKHELDLVVPGLEADLLAASRHRQRIEKAGARVLVSSPETLEVCFSKRKLAMAIEGVGLATPTVLDPGTRLDFPVFVRPDAGTGSRRAGRVQDRDALQRRLAREPDLVVTEYCDGAEYSIDGFAWPPGELMHAIARTRDVIKSGLVVRSTVVALGRQREQVARLCTELDLVGFFNMQYRERADGTPLFFDVNPRLGGGMALSFAAGLDPLACLDLFLGKPVQPAFQEQLGLELCRRWHNVILRP